From one Nothobranchius furzeri strain GRZ-AD chromosome 2, NfurGRZ-RIMD1, whole genome shotgun sequence genomic stretch:
- the mthfd1a gene encoding C-1-tetrahydrofolate synthase, cytoplasmic isoform X8, protein MKVQFCGFRPSLVVLQVGDRDDSNLYISTKLKAAAEEINRVLCCFGDVLQIGIDAKHVRLPNSATQDEVLHSIMSVNENQTVHGLIVQLPLDTVNHINSELVTNAVSPEKDVDGLSCINAGKLSRGDLNDCFIPCTPNGCLELIRQTGVSVAGKHAVVIGRSKIVGAPMHDLLLWNHATVTTCHSKTPDLPEQVGRADILVVGAGRAEMVRGGWVKEGAVVIDCGINYVPDETRASGKRVVGDVHYASANQRAGFITPVPGGVGPMTVAMLMENTVQSAQRFLLRSQSHG, encoded by the exons ATGAAGGTCCAGTTCTGCGGGTTCAGACCCAGTCTGGTGGTGTTACAG gtgggAGACAGAGACGACTCCAACCTTTACATCAGCACCAAACTGAAGGCTGCAGCCGAG GAGATAAATCGTGTCCTCTGTTGCTTCGGTGATGTTCTTCAGATTGGGATCGATGCCAAACACGTGAGACTACCAAACTCGGCAACGCAGGACGAG GTTCTGCACAGCATCATGTCTGTCAACGAGAACCAGACCGTCCACGGTCTGATCGTCCAGCTACCTCTGGACACCGTCAACCACATCAACTCGGAGCTCGTCACCAACGCTGTGTCCCCGGAGAaggacgtggacgg tctgAGTTGCATTAATGCAGGAAAGCTGTCTCGCGGTGACCTGAATGACTGTTTCATCCCCTGCACCCCCAACGGCTGCTTGGAGCTCATCAGACAGACAG GTGTGTCTGTTGCTGGGAAACACGCCGTCGTCATCGGTCGCAGTAAAATTGTCGGAGCTCCGATGCACGACCTTCTGCTGTGGAACCACGCCACTGTCACCACCTGTCACTCAAAGACACCTGACCTACCTGAGCAG GTGGGTCGGGCGGACATCCTGGTGGTGGGGGCGGGCAGAGCGGAGATGGTGAGAGGGGGGTGGGTGAAGGAGGGCGCCGTCGTCATCGACTGTGGGATCAATTATGTTCCAG ATGAAACAAGGGCGAGCGGGAAACGGGTGGTTGGAGATGTTCACTAcgcctcagccaatcagagagcaggaTTCATCACACCAGTGCCTGGTGGGGTGGGGCCAATGACAGTGGCCATGTTGATGgag AACACGGTGCAGAGCGCTCAGCGGTTCCTCCTGAGGAGCCAGTCTCACGGGTGA
- the mthfd1a gene encoding C-1-tetrahydrofolate synthase, cytoplasmic isoform X7, protein MKVQFCGFRPSLVVLQVCVFQVGDRDDSNLYISTKLKAAAEEINRVLCCFGDVLQIGIDAKHVRLPNSATQDEVLHSIMSVNENQTVHGLIVQLPLDTVNHINSELVTNAVSPEKDVDGLSCINAGKLSRGDLNDCFIPCTPNGCLELIRQTGVSVAGKHAVVIGRSKIVGAPMHDLLLWNHATVTTCHSKTPDLPEQVGRADILVVGAGRAEMVRGGWVKEGAVVIDCGINYVPDETRASGKRVVGDVHYASANQRAGFITPVPGGVGPMTVAMLMENTVQSAQRFLLRSQSHG, encoded by the exons ATGAAGGTCCAGTTCTGCGGGTTCAGACCCAGTCTGGTGGTGTTACAG gtgtgtgtgtttcaggtgggAGACAGAGACGACTCCAACCTTTACATCAGCACCAAACTGAAGGCTGCAGCCGAG GAGATAAATCGTGTCCTCTGTTGCTTCGGTGATGTTCTTCAGATTGGGATCGATGCCAAACACGTGAGACTACCAAACTCGGCAACGCAGGACGAG GTTCTGCACAGCATCATGTCTGTCAACGAGAACCAGACCGTCCACGGTCTGATCGTCCAGCTACCTCTGGACACCGTCAACCACATCAACTCGGAGCTCGTCACCAACGCTGTGTCCCCGGAGAaggacgtggacgg tctgAGTTGCATTAATGCAGGAAAGCTGTCTCGCGGTGACCTGAATGACTGTTTCATCCCCTGCACCCCCAACGGCTGCTTGGAGCTCATCAGACAGACAG GTGTGTCTGTTGCTGGGAAACACGCCGTCGTCATCGGTCGCAGTAAAATTGTCGGAGCTCCGATGCACGACCTTCTGCTGTGGAACCACGCCACTGTCACCACCTGTCACTCAAAGACACCTGACCTACCTGAGCAG GTGGGTCGGGCGGACATCCTGGTGGTGGGGGCGGGCAGAGCGGAGATGGTGAGAGGGGGGTGGGTGAAGGAGGGCGCCGTCGTCATCGACTGTGGGATCAATTATGTTCCAG ATGAAACAAGGGCGAGCGGGAAACGGGTGGTTGGAGATGTTCACTAcgcctcagccaatcagagagcaggaTTCATCACACCAGTGCCTGGTGGGGTGGGGCCAATGACAGTGGCCATGTTGATGgag AACACGGTGCAGAGCGCTCAGCGGTTCCTCCTGAGGAGCCAGTCTCACGGGTGA
- the mthfd1a gene encoding C-1-tetrahydrofolate synthase, cytoplasmic isoform X1, translated as MLSVVARPLGLGASCCRGSRRAIATVISGNKASKLVRERLKEEVEKMKVQFCGFRPSLVVLQVCVFQVGDRDDSNLYISTKLKAAAEEINRVLCCFGDVLQIGIDAKHVRLPNSATQDEVLHSIMSVNENQTVHGLIVQLPLDTVNHINSELVTNAVSPEKDVDGLSCINAGKLSRGDLNDCFIPCTPNGCLELIRQTGVSVAGKHAVVIGRSKIVGAPMHDLLLWNHATVTTCHSKTPDLPEQVGRADILVVGAGRAEMVRGGWVKEGAVVIDCGINYVPDETRASGKRVVGDVHYASANQRAGFITPVPGGVGPMTVAMLMENTVQSAQRFLLRSQSHG; from the exons ATGCTGTCTGTGGTCGCTCGTCCTCTTGGTCTCGGGGCCTCCTGTTGCCGGGGGAGCAGACGCGCCATAGCAACCGTCATCTCTGGCAACAAGGCGTCTAA GTTGGTGAGAGAGAGGCTGAAGGAGGAGGTGGAGAAGATGAAGGTCCAGTTCTGCGGGTTCAGACCCAGTCTGGTGGTGTTACAG gtgtgtgtgtttcaggtgggAGACAGAGACGACTCCAACCTTTACATCAGCACCAAACTGAAGGCTGCAGCCGAG GAGATAAATCGTGTCCTCTGTTGCTTCGGTGATGTTCTTCAGATTGGGATCGATGCCAAACACGTGAGACTACCAAACTCGGCAACGCAGGACGAG GTTCTGCACAGCATCATGTCTGTCAACGAGAACCAGACCGTCCACGGTCTGATCGTCCAGCTACCTCTGGACACCGTCAACCACATCAACTCGGAGCTCGTCACCAACGCTGTGTCCCCGGAGAaggacgtggacgg tctgAGTTGCATTAATGCAGGAAAGCTGTCTCGCGGTGACCTGAATGACTGTTTCATCCCCTGCACCCCCAACGGCTGCTTGGAGCTCATCAGACAGACAG GTGTGTCTGTTGCTGGGAAACACGCCGTCGTCATCGGTCGCAGTAAAATTGTCGGAGCTCCGATGCACGACCTTCTGCTGTGGAACCACGCCACTGTCACCACCTGTCACTCAAAGACACCTGACCTACCTGAGCAG GTGGGTCGGGCGGACATCCTGGTGGTGGGGGCGGGCAGAGCGGAGATGGTGAGAGGGGGGTGGGTGAAGGAGGGCGCCGTCGTCATCGACTGTGGGATCAATTATGTTCCAG ATGAAACAAGGGCGAGCGGGAAACGGGTGGTTGGAGATGTTCACTAcgcctcagccaatcagagagcaggaTTCATCACACCAGTGCCTGGTGGGGTGGGGCCAATGACAGTGGCCATGTTGATGgag AACACGGTGCAGAGCGCTCAGCGGTTCCTCCTGAGGAGCCAGTCTCACGGGTGA
- the mthfd1a gene encoding C-1-tetrahydrofolate synthase, cytoplasmic isoform X5 — translation MLSVVARPLGLGASCCRGSRRAIATVISGNKASKLVRERLKEEVEKMKVQFCGFRPSLVVLQVCVFQVGDRDDSNLYISTKLKAAAEVLHSIMSVNENQTVHGLIVQLPLDTVNHINSELVTNAVSPEKDVDGLSCINAGKLSRGDLNDCFIPCTPNGCLELIRQTGVSVAGKHAVVIGRSKIVGAPMHDLLLWNHATVTTCHSKTPDLPEQVGRADILVVGAGRAEMVRGGWVKEGAVVIDCGINYVPDETRASGKRVVGDVHYASANQRAGFITPVPGGVGPMTVAMLMENTVQSAQRFLLRSQSHG, via the exons ATGCTGTCTGTGGTCGCTCGTCCTCTTGGTCTCGGGGCCTCCTGTTGCCGGGGGAGCAGACGCGCCATAGCAACCGTCATCTCTGGCAACAAGGCGTCTAA GTTGGTGAGAGAGAGGCTGAAGGAGGAGGTGGAGAAGATGAAGGTCCAGTTCTGCGGGTTCAGACCCAGTCTGGTGGTGTTACAG gtgtgtgtgtttcaggtgggAGACAGAGACGACTCCAACCTTTACATCAGCACCAAACTGAAGGCTGCAGCCGAG GTTCTGCACAGCATCATGTCTGTCAACGAGAACCAGACCGTCCACGGTCTGATCGTCCAGCTACCTCTGGACACCGTCAACCACATCAACTCGGAGCTCGTCACCAACGCTGTGTCCCCGGAGAaggacgtggacgg tctgAGTTGCATTAATGCAGGAAAGCTGTCTCGCGGTGACCTGAATGACTGTTTCATCCCCTGCACCCCCAACGGCTGCTTGGAGCTCATCAGACAGACAG GTGTGTCTGTTGCTGGGAAACACGCCGTCGTCATCGGTCGCAGTAAAATTGTCGGAGCTCCGATGCACGACCTTCTGCTGTGGAACCACGCCACTGTCACCACCTGTCACTCAAAGACACCTGACCTACCTGAGCAG GTGGGTCGGGCGGACATCCTGGTGGTGGGGGCGGGCAGAGCGGAGATGGTGAGAGGGGGGTGGGTGAAGGAGGGCGCCGTCGTCATCGACTGTGGGATCAATTATGTTCCAG ATGAAACAAGGGCGAGCGGGAAACGGGTGGTTGGAGATGTTCACTAcgcctcagccaatcagagagcaggaTTCATCACACCAGTGCCTGGTGGGGTGGGGCCAATGACAGTGGCCATGTTGATGgag AACACGGTGCAGAGCGCTCAGCGGTTCCTCCTGAGGAGCCAGTCTCACGGGTGA
- the mthfd1a gene encoding C-1-tetrahydrofolate synthase, cytoplasmic isoform X6 — translation MLSVVARPLGLGASCCRGSRRAIATVISGNKASKLVRERLKEEVEKMKVQFCGFRPSLVVLQVGDRDDSNLYISTKLKAAAEVLHSIMSVNENQTVHGLIVQLPLDTVNHINSELVTNAVSPEKDVDGLSCINAGKLSRGDLNDCFIPCTPNGCLELIRQTGVSVAGKHAVVIGRSKIVGAPMHDLLLWNHATVTTCHSKTPDLPEQVGRADILVVGAGRAEMVRGGWVKEGAVVIDCGINYVPDETRASGKRVVGDVHYASANQRAGFITPVPGGVGPMTVAMLMENTVQSAQRFLLRSQSHG, via the exons ATGCTGTCTGTGGTCGCTCGTCCTCTTGGTCTCGGGGCCTCCTGTTGCCGGGGGAGCAGACGCGCCATAGCAACCGTCATCTCTGGCAACAAGGCGTCTAA GTTGGTGAGAGAGAGGCTGAAGGAGGAGGTGGAGAAGATGAAGGTCCAGTTCTGCGGGTTCAGACCCAGTCTGGTGGTGTTACAG gtgggAGACAGAGACGACTCCAACCTTTACATCAGCACCAAACTGAAGGCTGCAGCCGAG GTTCTGCACAGCATCATGTCTGTCAACGAGAACCAGACCGTCCACGGTCTGATCGTCCAGCTACCTCTGGACACCGTCAACCACATCAACTCGGAGCTCGTCACCAACGCTGTGTCCCCGGAGAaggacgtggacgg tctgAGTTGCATTAATGCAGGAAAGCTGTCTCGCGGTGACCTGAATGACTGTTTCATCCCCTGCACCCCCAACGGCTGCTTGGAGCTCATCAGACAGACAG GTGTGTCTGTTGCTGGGAAACACGCCGTCGTCATCGGTCGCAGTAAAATTGTCGGAGCTCCGATGCACGACCTTCTGCTGTGGAACCACGCCACTGTCACCACCTGTCACTCAAAGACACCTGACCTACCTGAGCAG GTGGGTCGGGCGGACATCCTGGTGGTGGGGGCGGGCAGAGCGGAGATGGTGAGAGGGGGGTGGGTGAAGGAGGGCGCCGTCGTCATCGACTGTGGGATCAATTATGTTCCAG ATGAAACAAGGGCGAGCGGGAAACGGGTGGTTGGAGATGTTCACTAcgcctcagccaatcagagagcaggaTTCATCACACCAGTGCCTGGTGGGGTGGGGCCAATGACAGTGGCCATGTTGATGgag AACACGGTGCAGAGCGCTCAGCGGTTCCTCCTGAGGAGCCAGTCTCACGGGTGA
- the mthfd1a gene encoding C-1-tetrahydrofolate synthase, cytoplasmic isoform X2, which translates to MLSVVARPLGLGASCCRGSRRAIATVISGNKASKLVRERLKEEVEKMKVQFCGFRPSLVVLQVGDRDDSNLYISTKLKAAAEEINRVLCCFGDVLQIGIDAKHVRLPNSATQDEVLHSIMSVNENQTVHGLIVQLPLDTVNHINSELVTNAVSPEKDVDGLSCINAGKLSRGDLNDCFIPCTPNGCLELIRQTGVSVAGKHAVVIGRSKIVGAPMHDLLLWNHATVTTCHSKTPDLPEQVGRADILVVGAGRAEMVRGGWVKEGAVVIDCGINYVPDETRASGKRVVGDVHYASANQRAGFITPVPGGVGPMTVAMLMENTVQSAQRFLLRSQSHG; encoded by the exons ATGCTGTCTGTGGTCGCTCGTCCTCTTGGTCTCGGGGCCTCCTGTTGCCGGGGGAGCAGACGCGCCATAGCAACCGTCATCTCTGGCAACAAGGCGTCTAA GTTGGTGAGAGAGAGGCTGAAGGAGGAGGTGGAGAAGATGAAGGTCCAGTTCTGCGGGTTCAGACCCAGTCTGGTGGTGTTACAG gtgggAGACAGAGACGACTCCAACCTTTACATCAGCACCAAACTGAAGGCTGCAGCCGAG GAGATAAATCGTGTCCTCTGTTGCTTCGGTGATGTTCTTCAGATTGGGATCGATGCCAAACACGTGAGACTACCAAACTCGGCAACGCAGGACGAG GTTCTGCACAGCATCATGTCTGTCAACGAGAACCAGACCGTCCACGGTCTGATCGTCCAGCTACCTCTGGACACCGTCAACCACATCAACTCGGAGCTCGTCACCAACGCTGTGTCCCCGGAGAaggacgtggacgg tctgAGTTGCATTAATGCAGGAAAGCTGTCTCGCGGTGACCTGAATGACTGTTTCATCCCCTGCACCCCCAACGGCTGCTTGGAGCTCATCAGACAGACAG GTGTGTCTGTTGCTGGGAAACACGCCGTCGTCATCGGTCGCAGTAAAATTGTCGGAGCTCCGATGCACGACCTTCTGCTGTGGAACCACGCCACTGTCACCACCTGTCACTCAAAGACACCTGACCTACCTGAGCAG GTGGGTCGGGCGGACATCCTGGTGGTGGGGGCGGGCAGAGCGGAGATGGTGAGAGGGGGGTGGGTGAAGGAGGGCGCCGTCGTCATCGACTGTGGGATCAATTATGTTCCAG ATGAAACAAGGGCGAGCGGGAAACGGGTGGTTGGAGATGTTCACTAcgcctcagccaatcagagagcaggaTTCATCACACCAGTGCCTGGTGGGGTGGGGCCAATGACAGTGGCCATGTTGATGgag AACACGGTGCAGAGCGCTCAGCGGTTCCTCCTGAGGAGCCAGTCTCACGGGTGA
- the mthfd1a gene encoding C-1-tetrahydrofolate synthase, cytoplasmic isoform X3, translated as MLSVVARPLGLGASCCRGSRRAIATVISGNKASKLVRERLKEEVEKMKVQFCGFRPSLVVLQVCVFQVGDRDDSNLYISTKLKAAAEIGIDAKHVRLPNSATQDEVLHSIMSVNENQTVHGLIVQLPLDTVNHINSELVTNAVSPEKDVDGLSCINAGKLSRGDLNDCFIPCTPNGCLELIRQTGVSVAGKHAVVIGRSKIVGAPMHDLLLWNHATVTTCHSKTPDLPEQVGRADILVVGAGRAEMVRGGWVKEGAVVIDCGINYVPDETRASGKRVVGDVHYASANQRAGFITPVPGGVGPMTVAMLMENTVQSAQRFLLRSQSHG; from the exons ATGCTGTCTGTGGTCGCTCGTCCTCTTGGTCTCGGGGCCTCCTGTTGCCGGGGGAGCAGACGCGCCATAGCAACCGTCATCTCTGGCAACAAGGCGTCTAA GTTGGTGAGAGAGAGGCTGAAGGAGGAGGTGGAGAAGATGAAGGTCCAGTTCTGCGGGTTCAGACCCAGTCTGGTGGTGTTACAG gtgtgtgtgtttcaggtgggAGACAGAGACGACTCCAACCTTTACATCAGCACCAAACTGAAGGCTGCAGCCGAG ATTGGGATCGATGCCAAACACGTGAGACTACCAAACTCGGCAACGCAGGACGAG GTTCTGCACAGCATCATGTCTGTCAACGAGAACCAGACCGTCCACGGTCTGATCGTCCAGCTACCTCTGGACACCGTCAACCACATCAACTCGGAGCTCGTCACCAACGCTGTGTCCCCGGAGAaggacgtggacgg tctgAGTTGCATTAATGCAGGAAAGCTGTCTCGCGGTGACCTGAATGACTGTTTCATCCCCTGCACCCCCAACGGCTGCTTGGAGCTCATCAGACAGACAG GTGTGTCTGTTGCTGGGAAACACGCCGTCGTCATCGGTCGCAGTAAAATTGTCGGAGCTCCGATGCACGACCTTCTGCTGTGGAACCACGCCACTGTCACCACCTGTCACTCAAAGACACCTGACCTACCTGAGCAG GTGGGTCGGGCGGACATCCTGGTGGTGGGGGCGGGCAGAGCGGAGATGGTGAGAGGGGGGTGGGTGAAGGAGGGCGCCGTCGTCATCGACTGTGGGATCAATTATGTTCCAG ATGAAACAAGGGCGAGCGGGAAACGGGTGGTTGGAGATGTTCACTAcgcctcagccaatcagagagcaggaTTCATCACACCAGTGCCTGGTGGGGTGGGGCCAATGACAGTGGCCATGTTGATGgag AACACGGTGCAGAGCGCTCAGCGGTTCCTCCTGAGGAGCCAGTCTCACGGGTGA
- the mthfd1a gene encoding C-1-tetrahydrofolate synthase, cytoplasmic isoform X4, translating into MLSVVARPLGLGASCCRGSRRAIATVISGNKASKLVRERLKEEVEKMKVQFCGFRPSLVVLQVGDRDDSNLYISTKLKAAAEIGIDAKHVRLPNSATQDEVLHSIMSVNENQTVHGLIVQLPLDTVNHINSELVTNAVSPEKDVDGLSCINAGKLSRGDLNDCFIPCTPNGCLELIRQTGVSVAGKHAVVIGRSKIVGAPMHDLLLWNHATVTTCHSKTPDLPEQVGRADILVVGAGRAEMVRGGWVKEGAVVIDCGINYVPDETRASGKRVVGDVHYASANQRAGFITPVPGGVGPMTVAMLMENTVQSAQRFLLRSQSHG; encoded by the exons ATGCTGTCTGTGGTCGCTCGTCCTCTTGGTCTCGGGGCCTCCTGTTGCCGGGGGAGCAGACGCGCCATAGCAACCGTCATCTCTGGCAACAAGGCGTCTAA GTTGGTGAGAGAGAGGCTGAAGGAGGAGGTGGAGAAGATGAAGGTCCAGTTCTGCGGGTTCAGACCCAGTCTGGTGGTGTTACAG gtgggAGACAGAGACGACTCCAACCTTTACATCAGCACCAAACTGAAGGCTGCAGCCGAG ATTGGGATCGATGCCAAACACGTGAGACTACCAAACTCGGCAACGCAGGACGAG GTTCTGCACAGCATCATGTCTGTCAACGAGAACCAGACCGTCCACGGTCTGATCGTCCAGCTACCTCTGGACACCGTCAACCACATCAACTCGGAGCTCGTCACCAACGCTGTGTCCCCGGAGAaggacgtggacgg tctgAGTTGCATTAATGCAGGAAAGCTGTCTCGCGGTGACCTGAATGACTGTTTCATCCCCTGCACCCCCAACGGCTGCTTGGAGCTCATCAGACAGACAG GTGTGTCTGTTGCTGGGAAACACGCCGTCGTCATCGGTCGCAGTAAAATTGTCGGAGCTCCGATGCACGACCTTCTGCTGTGGAACCACGCCACTGTCACCACCTGTCACTCAAAGACACCTGACCTACCTGAGCAG GTGGGTCGGGCGGACATCCTGGTGGTGGGGGCGGGCAGAGCGGAGATGGTGAGAGGGGGGTGGGTGAAGGAGGGCGCCGTCGTCATCGACTGTGGGATCAATTATGTTCCAG ATGAAACAAGGGCGAGCGGGAAACGGGTGGTTGGAGATGTTCACTAcgcctcagccaatcagagagcaggaTTCATCACACCAGTGCCTGGTGGGGTGGGGCCAATGACAGTGGCCATGTTGATGgag AACACGGTGCAGAGCGCTCAGCGGTTCCTCCTGAGGAGCCAGTCTCACGGGTGA